One window from the genome of Streptomyces sp. NBC_01476 encodes:
- a CDS encoding lipopolysaccharide biosynthesis protein, producing the protein MDEFAEHRDAHRRSARRRSRWRALPRWVPLPLGLGIGLAGGLGYGLAATPQYAATSYVMVVPQHTGDSPTALGFAQAYGRIVTGSAVLAGASAAARTPVAGLGDHVQAQTSPDAPMISVTGTADGGQDAARIANAVAASLAETGNRDSAATGVRLLVFSPAVAPTSPASPSVPLSAAVGASAGALLGALALLVRPREQPEAPDATVPAPAHGVREPARTAL; encoded by the coding sequence ATGGACGAGTTCGCAGAACACCGCGACGCCCACCGCCGCAGCGCGCGCCGCCGGTCGCGGTGGCGGGCGCTGCCCCGCTGGGTGCCGCTGCCGCTGGGCCTGGGGATCGGGCTGGCCGGCGGGCTCGGGTACGGGCTGGCGGCGACCCCGCAGTACGCCGCGACCAGCTACGTCATGGTCGTACCGCAGCACACCGGGGATTCGCCGACCGCGCTCGGCTTCGCCCAGGCCTACGGACGGATCGTCACCGGTTCCGCGGTGCTGGCCGGCGCGTCGGCCGCCGCCCGCACGCCGGTCGCCGGCCTCGGTGACCACGTCCAGGCGCAGACCTCGCCGGACGCGCCGATGATCTCCGTGACCGGCACCGCGGACGGCGGTCAGGACGCGGCCCGCATCGCCAACGCGGTCGCCGCATCCCTTGCCGAGACCGGCAACCGCGACTCCGCCGCCACGGGTGTGCGCCTGCTGGTCTTCTCCCCGGCGGTCGCGCCCACCTCCCCTGCCTCCCCTTCCGTCCCGCTCTCGGCCGCGGTCGGCGCCAGCGCCGGCGCCCTCCTCGGCGCCCTGGCCCTCCTGGTCCGCCCCCGCGAACAGCCCGAAGCCCCGGACGCGACGGTCCCCGCCCCGGCCCACGGCGTACGCGAACCCGCCCGGACAGCGCTGTGA
- a CDS encoding glycoside hydrolase family 26 protein yields the protein MAERRQWLTRTGVGVVAAALLLSGLTTSAIGDEVPSSPAAAPAPSPQAAGTGAGAGTGSAGSLPSGPHSGGGLPPMGAFTDSGPDGIRSLAEMSQWLGGTDVRVGHTYLPGEDWDGIEGGSGLLEPWAQWAKAEQDRLFVLNVPMQENNEDHLSDEEVRGRIEAGASGAYDAHFTKLAQRLVELGVPDTVIVLGWEMNGTTYTHRCAPDPDGWKTYWNRIVTAMRAVPGQHFRFDFAPNRGQDAIGWTECYPGDSTVDIIGMDSYDQPPGETFFQQVTEPYGLQAQVDFAAEHGKPISYPEWGLFRNGDNPEYMTLMIGWITGHKPVYQTITDYCPHGVWSCKENPASAQIYRALFYGRKAAPASGPAATPAPAVTPTPAPPTVTPAPTGTPTGIPVPGGLPTVPVPGVPQQSGSDPTSPVESCVPMPLTAELEQQYASGQVCVKLTPKEAKAAARPAATPAGTSAGTSAGTSAGTAAEN from the coding sequence ATGGCGGAACGACGCCAGTGGTTGACGAGAACGGGCGTCGGGGTGGTCGCGGCCGCGCTGCTCCTTTCCGGCCTCACCACATCCGCCATCGGCGACGAGGTCCCCTCGTCGCCGGCTGCCGCACCGGCGCCGTCCCCGCAGGCCGCCGGGACCGGCGCCGGTGCCGGTACGGGATCGGCCGGCTCGCTGCCGAGCGGGCCGCACTCCGGAGGCGGCCTGCCGCCGATGGGTGCCTTCACCGACTCGGGGCCGGACGGGATCCGCAGCCTCGCCGAGATGTCGCAGTGGCTCGGCGGTACCGACGTGCGGGTCGGCCACACCTACCTGCCCGGTGAGGACTGGGACGGCATCGAGGGCGGCAGCGGCCTGCTGGAACCGTGGGCGCAGTGGGCGAAGGCCGAGCAGGACCGGCTCTTCGTGCTGAACGTGCCCATGCAGGAGAACAACGAGGACCACCTCTCGGACGAGGAGGTGCGCGGCCGGATCGAGGCCGGGGCGAGCGGCGCCTACGACGCCCACTTCACCAAGCTGGCCCAGCGGCTGGTGGAACTCGGCGTCCCGGACACCGTGATCGTGCTCGGCTGGGAGATGAACGGCACCACGTACACCCACCGCTGCGCGCCCGACCCGGACGGCTGGAAGACGTACTGGAACCGGATCGTCACCGCCATGCGGGCCGTGCCCGGGCAGCACTTCCGCTTCGACTTCGCGCCCAACCGCGGTCAGGACGCGATCGGTTGGACCGAGTGCTACCCCGGGGACAGCACCGTCGACATCATCGGCATGGACTCCTACGACCAGCCGCCGGGCGAGACCTTCTTTCAGCAGGTGACCGAGCCGTACGGGCTGCAGGCGCAGGTGGACTTCGCGGCCGAGCACGGCAAGCCGATCTCTTACCCGGAGTGGGGGCTGTTCCGCAACGGCGACAACCCCGAGTACATGACCCTGATGATCGGCTGGATCACCGGGCACAAACCGGTCTACCAGACGATCACCGACTACTGCCCGCACGGCGTATGGAGCTGCAAGGAGAACCCGGCGTCCGCGCAGATCTACCGCGCGCTCTTCTACGGCCGCAAGGCGGCGCCCGCTTCGGGGCCCGCCGCCACACCCGCGCCGGCGGTCACCCCCACGCCCGCCCCGCCCACGGTGACGCCGGCCCCCACCGGCACGCCCACCGGGATCCCGGTGCCGGGCGGGCTGCCCACCGTCCCGGTTCCCGGGGTGCCGCAGCAGTCCGGGTCGGATCCCACCTCACCGGTCGAGTCATGCGTGCCGATGCCGCTCACCGCGGAGCTGGAGCAGCAGTACGCGAGCGGCCAGGTCTGCGTCAAGCTCACCCCGAAGGAGGCCAAGGCCGCCGCCAGACCCGCCGCGACCCCTGCGGGGACCTCTGCTGGGACCTCTGCTGGGACCTCTGCTGGGACCGCAGCGGAGAACTAG
- a CDS encoding dihydrofolate reductase family protein, with product MRKIILFMSMSLDGFIEGPGGDIDWHQVDEELHQHFNDQLAAAGAFLSGRVTYQLMADFWPTADADPASTPEMAEFAGIWREKPKIVYSRTLREAGWNTTVVPEVDPAQVRALTAEPGGDLTLGGAELSAEFLRHDLVDTFRIYVHPVLVGGGKRLFPAADAVRKLRLAESRTFGNGVVLLRYER from the coding sequence ATGCGGAAGATCATCCTCTTCATGTCGATGTCTCTTGACGGCTTCATCGAGGGACCCGGCGGCGACATCGACTGGCACCAGGTCGACGAGGAGCTGCATCAGCACTTCAACGACCAGCTCGCCGCGGCCGGCGCCTTTCTCAGCGGGCGGGTGACGTATCAGCTGATGGCCGATTTCTGGCCGACGGCGGACGCCGACCCGGCGAGTACCCCGGAAATGGCGGAGTTCGCCGGGATCTGGCGGGAGAAGCCGAAGATCGTCTACTCCAGGACGCTGCGGGAGGCCGGCTGGAACACCACCGTGGTGCCGGAGGTGGACCCCGCCCAGGTACGGGCGCTCACGGCGGAGCCGGGCGGCGACCTGACGCTCGGCGGGGCGGAACTGAGCGCCGAGTTCCTGCGGCACGACCTGGTCGACACGTTCCGTATCTATGTCCACCCGGTGCTGGTCGGCGGCGGCAAGCGGCTCTTCCCGGCCGCGGACGCGGTCCGCAAGCTGCGGCTCGCCGAGTCACGGACCTTCGGCAACGGGGTGGTACTGCTGCGGTACGAGCGCTGA
- a CDS encoding tyrosinase family protein translates to MYTRINQRNLTSLQRSRFVRAVLEIKRRGAYEKYVSLHSKYFAADGESGLRVAHMAPTFFPWHRQFLLTFERELRTVDPGVTIPYWDWTTDSSASSSLWDDDFMGGNGRTSDGQVMTGPFAYRYGAWPITYGVTEERYLTRNMGRPDRPIRLPTKAELDDALTMAVYDTSPWNSAPSTKGFRNKIEGWTVSDTQGGYLHNRVHQWVGGHMIGASSPNDPVFWLHHAFIDLIWVRWQRLHPKSSYLPSKPLASKDPQHGRVISTEDTMPPFGVRPSAVFDHRKYYTYEEN, encoded by the coding sequence GTGTACACCCGCATCAATCAGCGCAACCTCACCAGCCTGCAGCGCAGCCGCTTCGTCCGGGCCGTCCTGGAGATCAAGCGGAGGGGCGCATACGAGAAGTACGTCTCGCTGCACAGCAAGTACTTCGCGGCGGACGGCGAGAGCGGCCTGCGGGTGGCGCACATGGCGCCCACCTTCTTCCCCTGGCACCGGCAGTTCCTGCTCACCTTCGAACGCGAACTGCGCACGGTCGACCCGGGCGTCACCATTCCCTACTGGGACTGGACCACCGACAGTTCCGCCTCGTCCTCGCTGTGGGACGACGACTTCATGGGCGGCAACGGGCGGACCAGTGACGGCCAGGTGATGACCGGCCCGTTCGCGTACCGGTACGGCGCCTGGCCGATCACCTACGGCGTCACCGAGGAGCGGTACCTCACCCGGAACATGGGCCGCCCGGACCGGCCGATCAGGCTGCCCACCAAGGCGGAGCTGGACGACGCGCTGACGATGGCGGTGTACGACACCTCGCCGTGGAACTCCGCGCCGAGCACCAAGGGCTTCCGCAACAAGATCGAGGGCTGGACCGTCAGCGACACCCAGGGCGGCTATCTGCACAACCGGGTGCACCAGTGGGTGGGCGGGCACATGATCGGGGCCTCCTCGCCGAACGACCCGGTGTTCTGGCTGCACCACGCCTTCATCGACCTGATCTGGGTGCGCTGGCAGCGGCTGCACCCGAAGTCGTCGTACCTGCCGAGCAAGCCGCTCGCCTCGAAGGACCCGCAGCACGGCCGGGTGATCAGCACCGAGGACACGATGCCGCCCTTCGGGGTGCGGCCGTCGGCGGTCTTCGACCACCGGAAGTACTACACGTACGAGGAGAACTGA
- the murJ gene encoding murein biosynthesis integral membrane protein MurJ, with protein sequence MTEARARDTIPSPAGPAAEPAATVPAGRRPAPAASGPAGGGSQGLAWAAGVTAGLSVAGSVVGLVRDQTIAHLFGAGAESDAFLVAWTLPEVAATVLIEDAMALLMVPAFSAALARGGAVPGLVRGTLPRLLAVLGVLTAVLVAGAPWVVRVLAPGLADPAEAVACTRLTAVSVLTFGLAGYLSAALRAHRRFVPPAAIYVAYNAGIIATLLALHGRYGVLAAAAGVAVGGCLMVAVQLPSAIAELRGHRVPAGAPRAPHRTLALALLAPVVLFTLSRQAQVLVERFFAAPLPAGAISHLNYAQKVAQLPMALSVMICTVTFPAVSRALAEGDREKARERVERDLTLACVVVLTGTAYVIACAPQLIYVLFQRGEFSADDTAATAAVMRVYALGLLGQSLVGTLIRPFFSAGRPTWYPAASMAAGLLVTAVADAAAVGPWGAYGIAAGNALGITVTAGLLLRGLGGHSIAVRVRTIAPGLTRTLLAAAVATAAGWLVSTRVPGAFAATAACGLAVPAVFTLAAFAVRVPELPYLLATVTRKGRR encoded by the coding sequence ATGACCGAGGCGCGGGCGCGCGACACGATCCCCTCACCGGCCGGCCCTGCGGCGGAGCCCGCCGCGACCGTCCCGGCGGGCCGGCGCCCGGCGCCCGCCGCATCCGGGCCGGCCGGCGGCGGGTCGCAGGGGCTGGCGTGGGCGGCCGGGGTGACGGCCGGGCTGAGCGTGGCCGGGTCGGTGGTGGGGCTGGTGCGGGATCAGACCATCGCGCACCTCTTCGGGGCGGGTGCGGAGTCGGACGCGTTCCTGGTGGCGTGGACGCTGCCGGAAGTCGCGGCGACCGTGCTGATCGAGGACGCGATGGCGCTGCTGATGGTGCCCGCCTTCAGTGCCGCGCTCGCGCGCGGCGGGGCGGTCCCCGGTCTGGTCAGGGGGACGCTGCCCCGGCTGCTCGCGGTGCTGGGCGTGCTGACCGCCGTCCTGGTGGCGGGCGCGCCCTGGGTGGTGCGGGTGCTGGCGCCCGGACTCGCGGACCCGGCGGAAGCGGTCGCGTGCACCCGGCTGACCGCGGTGAGCGTCCTCACCTTCGGCCTGGCCGGCTATCTCTCCGCCGCCCTGCGGGCACACCGCCGTTTCGTGCCGCCCGCCGCGATCTACGTCGCCTACAACGCCGGCATCATCGCCACCCTCCTCGCCCTGCACGGCCGTTACGGCGTGCTGGCCGCGGCGGCCGGCGTCGCGGTCGGCGGCTGCCTGATGGTCGCCGTCCAACTACCCTCCGCCATCGCCGAGTTGCGCGGCCACCGAGTCCCGGCCGGTGCGCCCCGCGCGCCGCACCGCACGCTCGCCCTCGCGCTGCTCGCCCCGGTCGTCCTGTTCACTCTCAGCCGCCAGGCCCAGGTCCTGGTCGAGCGGTTCTTCGCCGCCCCCCTGCCGGCGGGCGCGATCTCGCACCTCAACTACGCGCAGAAAGTGGCCCAGTTGCCGATGGCGCTGTCCGTGATGATCTGCACGGTCACCTTCCCCGCCGTCTCCCGAGCACTGGCCGAGGGCGACCGGGAAAAGGCCCGCGAACGCGTCGAACGCGACCTCACCCTCGCCTGCGTCGTGGTCCTGACCGGCACCGCATACGTCATCGCCTGCGCCCCCCAGCTGATCTATGTCCTCTTCCAGCGGGGCGAGTTCAGCGCGGACGACACCGCGGCGACGGCGGCGGTGATGCGGGTGTACGCGCTCGGCCTGCTCGGCCAGAGCCTCGTCGGCACCCTGATCCGGCCGTTCTTCTCCGCGGGCCGCCCCACCTGGTATCCGGCCGCCTCGATGGCGGCCGGCCTGCTGGTCACCGCCGTCGCGGACGCCGCCGCGGTCGGGCCCTGGGGCGCCTACGGCATCGCCGCGGGCAACGCGCTGGGCATCACCGTCACCGCGGGCCTGCTGCTGCGCGGCCTCGGCGGCCACAGCATCGCGGTGCGGGTCCGCACGATCGCGCCCGGTCTGACCCGGACGCTGCTGGCCGCGGCGGTGGCCACCGCCGCGGGCTGGCTCGTCAGCACGCGCGTCCCCGGCGCGTTCGCCGCCACCGCGGCCTGCGGCCTCGCCGTACCGGCCGTCTTCACGCTGGCGGCCTTCGCCGTACGCGTACCGGAACTGCCGTATCTGCTCGCCACCGTGACACGGAAGGGCCGCCGATGA
- a CDS encoding chaplin, which yields MSRIAKAAAVTAAAGAVLAAGAGMASADSGAQGAAVGSPGVLSGNLIQVPVHVPVNVCGNTVDVIGALNPAFGNTCENVSAHEVGGDW from the coding sequence ATGTCGCGTATCGCGAAGGCTGCGGCTGTCACCGCTGCCGCGGGTGCCGTTCTGGCCGCTGGTGCTGGTATGGCCTCGGCGGACTCCGGCGCCCAGGGTGCCGCCGTCGGTTCTCCGGGTGTGCTGTCCGGCAACCTCATCCAGGTGCCCGTGCACGTTCCGGTGAACGTCTGTGGCAACACGGTGGACGTCATCGGCGCGCTGAACCCGGCGTTCGGCAACACGTGCGAGAACGTCTCCGCTCACGAGGTCGGCGGCGACTGGTAA
- a CDS encoding tyrosinase family oxidase copper chaperone: MVTRRRVLRTGLTTVAAVGGTAAALRPMLTAGDRSDTRTAALTDAKAAAAPLEGPREGAEGSAAPLFDEVYRDRRIQGFPSDAEAGVDLYIDGRPLELMRRYDGSWISVANHFQPYTTPIATARGAVDVIGRAELSMNGMSMDSGHHH; the protein is encoded by the coding sequence ATGGTGACACGCAGAAGAGTGCTGAGGACCGGCCTGACAACCGTGGCCGCGGTGGGCGGCACGGCCGCCGCACTGCGGCCGATGCTCACCGCCGGGGATCGGAGCGACACCCGGACCGCCGCGCTGACCGACGCGAAAGCCGCCGCCGCACCGCTGGAAGGACCGCGCGAAGGCGCCGAGGGCAGTGCCGCTCCGCTCTTCGACGAGGTCTACCGGGACCGCCGCATCCAGGGTTTCCCCTCCGACGCGGAAGCCGGTGTCGACCTCTACATCGACGGCCGGCCGCTGGAGCTGATGCGCCGCTACGACGGCAGCTGGATCAGCGTGGCGAACCACTTCCAGCCCTATACGACGCCGATCGCCACCGCCCGGGGCGCCGTCGACGTCATCGGACGGGCCGAGCTGTCCATGAACGGGATGTCCATGGACTCCGGCCACCACCACTGA
- a CDS encoding glycosyltransferase — translation MKVLHIITGLGIGGAEQQLRLLVRRLPVDCEVVTLTNPGPVADGLEADGVPVTHLGMGGNRDLGVLPRLVSFIRAGGYDVVHTHLYRACVYGRVAARLAGVRAVVATEHSLGVTQIEGRPLGIGTRALYRATERLGAGTLAVSATVERRLTAWGVPGDRVHLAPNGIDPAVFRFSDRARTAARARLGVPEGAYVVGGVGRQVAAKNFDDLIRTVAALPGVHLILAGDGPERVPLLRLVQDLGAAGRVHFAGPAHADGELAGLLAAMDLFVSPSAEESFGLALVEALAAGLPALYVACPAVEDLPPQDAPGARAVTRYELPAAVCEEHAAGPRRLPVPAAVERYHIDRTAADVMALYETAVHGRRAARTPAPVPGQPVPGSTPSGADTRAGAAPRSEAAATGTGAAPGSGTADVTQAVPAEK, via the coding sequence GTGAAGGTCCTGCACATCATCACCGGGCTCGGCATCGGCGGCGCAGAACAGCAGTTGAGGCTGCTGGTGCGCCGGCTGCCGGTGGACTGCGAGGTGGTGACGCTGACCAACCCCGGTCCGGTCGCCGACGGCCTTGAGGCGGACGGCGTGCCCGTCACGCACCTCGGGATGGGCGGGAACCGCGACCTGGGCGTGCTGCCCCGGCTGGTCTCGTTCATCCGCGCGGGCGGCTACGACGTGGTGCACACCCACCTCTACCGGGCGTGCGTCTACGGCCGGGTGGCCGCCCGGCTGGCGGGCGTACGGGCCGTGGTCGCCACCGAGCACTCGCTGGGCGTCACCCAGATCGAGGGCCGCCCGCTCGGCATCGGCACCCGGGCCCTCTACCGGGCCACCGAACGCCTCGGCGCCGGCACGCTGGCCGTCTCCGCGACCGTCGAGCGCCGCCTGACCGCCTGGGGCGTGCCCGGCGACCGCGTCCACCTCGCCCCCAACGGCATCGACCCGGCGGTCTTCCGCTTCTCCGACCGGGCCCGCACGGCCGCCCGCGCCCGCCTCGGCGTCCCCGAGGGCGCCTACGTCGTCGGCGGGGTGGGCCGGCAGGTGGCGGCGAAGAACTTCGACGACCTGATCCGCACGGTCGCCGCCCTCCCCGGCGTCCACCTGATCCTGGCCGGCGACGGCCCCGAACGGGTGCCGCTGCTGCGGCTCGTGCAGGACCTCGGGGCCGCGGGCCGCGTCCACTTCGCCGGTCCCGCGCACGCCGACGGCGAACTGGCCGGGCTCCTGGCGGCGATGGACCTGTTCGTCTCGCCGTCCGCCGAGGAGTCCTTCGGCCTCGCCCTGGTCGAGGCGCTCGCCGCCGGGCTGCCCGCGCTCTACGTCGCCTGCCCCGCGGTGGAGGACCTGCCGCCGCAGGACGCGCCCGGCGCCCGCGCCGTCACCCGCTACGAACTCCCGGCCGCGGTATGCGAGGAGCACGCGGCCGGCCCCCGCCGCCTCCCGGTGCCGGCCGCCGTCGAGCGTTACCACATCGACCGCACCGCGGCGGACGTGATGGCGCTGTACGAAACGGCCGTCCACGGCCGCCGCGCCGCCCGCACCCCGGCCCCCGTCCCGGGCCAGCCGGTCCCCGGGAGCACGCCTTCCGGAGCGGATACCCGAGCCGGAGCCGCACCCCGATCCGAGGCCGCCGCAACCGGAACCGGGGCCGCGCCGGGCTCCGGCACCGCCGACGTCACCCAGGCTGTCCCCGCCGAGAAATGA
- a CDS encoding GNAT family N-acetyltransferase, whose product MTFCRDAGEFAALAPAWETLHRDCPPATPFQSHAWLHSWWLSYGVPGRLRLVLVWRGGELAAAAPLMRAYRPYPVLTGLGGAVTDYGDVLVDARADADGAVSAALAAGVRTAARGSVVELREVRAGAAAEALYARWRGPKRQLTDSTCLELPGLPMEGLIARVGSSRGQRIRSTLRKLDAAGITERDVPPAEVPSAVANLVRLHLLQWQGRGVNPEHERPRFAAHLTRAMTRMVASGDAVVTEFRLAGEVVAANLTVLSPTLAGGYLYGAHPRLRGTKVDLNTLLTRHGVRHTAGAGRTTLSLLRGAEPYKFHWRPEHVANRRLLLSGAPTAPLLLLRYGPARVRAAAAGCPRLRAWRDRLASLRRPGRETRHRGGG is encoded by the coding sequence GTGACCTTCTGCCGGGACGCCGGCGAATTCGCGGCGCTCGCCCCCGCGTGGGAAACGCTTCACCGCGACTGCCCGCCCGCGACCCCCTTCCAGTCGCACGCCTGGCTCCACTCGTGGTGGCTGTCGTACGGCGTGCCGGGCAGGCTGCGGCTCGTACTGGTCTGGCGGGGCGGGGAGTTGGCCGCCGCTGCGCCGCTGATGCGCGCGTACCGGCCGTATCCCGTGCTGACCGGGCTCGGCGGGGCGGTCACCGACTACGGAGATGTGCTGGTGGACGCGAGGGCGGACGCCGACGGCGCGGTGAGCGCGGCGCTGGCCGCCGGGGTGCGGACCGCAGCGCGCGGGTCCGTGGTCGAGCTGCGGGAGGTACGGGCGGGCGCCGCGGCCGAGGCGCTGTACGCGCGGTGGCGCGGCCCGAAGCGGCAGCTCACCGACTCCACGTGCCTGGAGCTGCCCGGCCTGCCGATGGAAGGACTGATCGCCCGGGTCGGAAGTTCGCGCGGCCAGCGGATCCGCTCCACGCTGCGGAAGCTGGACGCCGCCGGGATCACCGAACGCGATGTGCCGCCCGCCGAGGTGCCCTCCGCGGTGGCGAACCTGGTGCGGCTGCACCTGCTCCAATGGCAGGGCCGCGGGGTGAACCCCGAGCACGAACGGCCGCGGTTCGCCGCCCACCTGACCCGGGCGATGACCCGGATGGTGGCCTCCGGCGACGCGGTGGTCACCGAATTCCGGCTGGCCGGCGAGGTGGTCGCCGCCAATCTGACCGTGCTCTCCCCCACGCTGGCCGGCGGTTACCTCTACGGCGCCCACCCGCGCCTGCGCGGCACCAAAGTGGACCTCAACACGCTGCTGACCCGGCACGGCGTACGGCACACGGCCGGTGCCGGCCGCACCACGCTGAGCCTGCTGCGCGGCGCGGAACCGTACAAGTTCCACTGGCGCCCCGAACACGTGGCCAACCGGCGGCTGCTGCTGTCGGGCGCCCCGACGGCCCCGCTGCTGCTGCTCCGCTACGGCCCGGCCCGGGTCAGGGCGGCGGCGGCCGGCTGCCCGCGGCTGCGGGCCTGGCGCGACCGCCTCGCGTCCCTGCGCCGCCCCGGCCGGGAGACCCGGCACCGAGGCGGCGGATAA
- a CDS encoding DUF5949 family protein yields MSQTNTAASASSLQRRLGTLVVIPWAGEYAADGADMPFLMAYSLGDGSDGPAASEAAVLAAAREIGLPVGGEIFDVSHAPKTGISVLVEGGRAVLSMPYLYAACPVPDQWSAAARARKAVYVIFASRPWPEAAPGVDVDVETLRDFAGDPEVLGTAAHFLVPVTSVRG; encoded by the coding sequence ATGAGCCAGACCAACACCGCTGCGTCCGCGTCCTCCCTGCAGCGCCGCCTGGGCACCCTCGTGGTGATCCCGTGGGCCGGCGAGTACGCCGCGGACGGCGCGGACATGCCGTTCCTGATGGCTTATTCGCTCGGCGACGGGTCGGACGGCCCGGCGGCGTCCGAGGCCGCGGTGCTGGCCGCCGCCCGGGAGATCGGCCTGCCGGTCGGCGGCGAGATCTTCGATGTGTCGCACGCCCCGAAGACGGGGATCTCGGTGCTCGTCGAGGGTGGCAGGGCGGTGCTCAGCATGCCGTACCTCTACGCGGCCTGCCCGGTGCCCGACCAGTGGTCGGCCGCGGCCCGCGCCCGCAAGGCGGTGTACGTGATCTTCGCCAGCCGCCCCTGGCCGGAGGCGGCACCGGGCGTCGACGTCGACGTCGAGACGCTGCGGGACTTCGCCGGCGACCCCGAAGTCCTGGGCACCGCAGCGCACTTCCTGGTGCCGGTGACCTCGGTGCGCGGCTGA